A genome region from Arachis duranensis cultivar V14167 chromosome 8, aradu.V14167.gnm2.J7QH, whole genome shotgun sequence includes the following:
- the LOC107463264 gene encoding probable sugar phosphate/phosphate translocator At2g25520: MGKGAGSLSTQSSSTAAAATSSQPISDGVLKKIVVAYTYVAIWIFLSFTVIVYNKYILDKKLYNWPFPISLTMIHMSFCASLAFFLVRVLRLVDLPSAMSTSLYISSVVPIGALYSLSLWLSNSAYIYLSVSFIQMLKALMPVAVYSIGVLLKKESYHSNTMLNMLSISLGVAVAAYGEARFDTWGVTLQIGAVAFEATRLVLIQILLTSKGISLNPITSLYYVAPCCLLFLSVPWLVVEYPLLRETSSFQFDWVIFGTNSLCAFALNLAVFLLVGKTSALTMNVAGVVKDWLLIAFSWSVIRDTVTPINLFGYGLAFLGVAYYNHAKLQGLKAKEAQRKVEGGGAGADHDEEKGRLLPDRDGDKRGDQQK; encoded by the coding sequence atgGGCAAAGGAGCTGGTTCATTGTCCACACAATCGTCATCCACCGCCGCAGCGGCCACGTCGTCGCAACCAATAAGCGACGGCGTTTTGAAGAAGATAGTCGTGGCCTACACGTACGTGGCCATATGGATCTTCCTGTCGTTCACAGTGATCGTGTACAACAAATACATTCTGGACAAGAAGCTGTACAACTGGCCATTCCCGATCTCGCTCACCATGATCCACATGTCATTCTGCGCCTCCCTCGCGTTCTTCCTTGTCCGCGTCCTCCGCCTCGTGGATCTCCCCTCCGCCATGTCCACCTCCCTCTACATCTCCTCCGTCGTCCCGATCGGCGCCCTCTACTCGCTCTCCCTCTGGCTCTCCAACTCCGCCTACATCTACCTCTCTGTCTCCTTCATCCAGATGCTCAAGGCACTCATGCCGGTCGCCGTCTACTCCATCGGCGTTCTCCTCAAGAAAGAGTCTTATCACAGCAACACCATGCTCAACATGTTATCCATCTCCCTCGGCGTCGCCGTCGCTGCCTACGGCGAAGCCAGGTTCGACACCTGGGGAGTGACATTGCAGATTGGCGCCGTGGCGTTTGAAGCCACGCGCCTCGTCCTGATCCAGATTCTGCTGACGTCAAAGGGAATCTCACTTAACCCTATAACTTCTCTCTACTACGTTGCGCCGTGTTGTTTGCTTTTTCTATCTGTACCGTGGCTCGTTGTGGAGTACCCTCTGCTGAGGGAAACTTCGAGTTTTCAGTTTGATTGGGTCATTTTCGGTACCAATTCGCTCTGCGCTTTCGCCCTCAACCTTGCGGTGTTCTTGCTGGTTGGGAAGACGTCGGCGCTGACCATGAACGTCGCCGGAGTGGTCAAAGATTGGTTGCTTATTGCGTTTTCTTGGTCTGTGATTCGCGATACCGTTACGCCGATTAATTTGTTTGGATATGGGCTTGCGTTTCTTGGTGTGGCGTATTATAATCATGCCAAGTTGCAGGGGCTCAAGGCTAAGGAGGCGCAGAGAAAGGTTGAGGGTGGCGGCGCCGGTGCTgaccatgatgaggagaaagGGAGGTTGCTTCCGGATAGGGATGGAGACAAGAGGGGTGATCagcaaaaatga